From the Anguilla anguilla isolate fAngAng1 chromosome 6, fAngAng1.pri, whole genome shotgun sequence genome, one window contains:
- the LOC118228932 gene encoding pyroglutamyl-peptidase 1-like — protein MDNGKRTVVVTGFGPFGEHAVNASWVAVKELEQLGLGPGVDLHVHEVPVEYQAVSCLVPSLWEQYHPQLVVHVGVSGAATAITLEMCGHNHGYKRPDNCSFCPDTHCCVEGGADCIKSVIDMETVCQRVKASGLGVSVTVSKDAGRYLCDYIYYLSLHLSGGSSAFVHVPPLGKPYSGEQLGHALRAILLEMLEQLGQDQDANHCEHGH, from the exons ATGGATAATGGTAAAAGGACAGTTGTTGTGACTG GTTTTGGGCCGTTTGGAGAGCACGCGGTGAACGCCAGCTGGGTGGCAGTGAAG gagctggagcagctgggtTTGGGCCCAGGTGTGGACCTGCATGTGCACGAGGTGCCCGTGGAGTACCAGGCCGTCAGCTGCCTGGTGCCGTCGCTATGGGAACAGTACCACCCGCAG TTGGTGGTCCATGTGGGTGTGTCTGGGGCAGCCACAGCCATCACCTTGGAGATGTGTGGGCATAACCATGGCTACAAGCGCCCTGACAACTGCAGCTTCTGCCCGGACACCCACTGCTGTGTTGAGGGCGGAGCTGACTGCATCAAGTCCGTCATCGACATGGAAACCGTCTGCCAGCGGGTGAAGGCCTCGGGACTGGgcgtgtctgtgactgtgtccaAAGATGCTGGAAG gtaCCTGTGTGACTACATCTACTACCTGTCTCTGCACCTGAGCGGCGGTAGCTCCGCCTTCGTGCACGTGCCCCCCCTGGGGAAGCCCTACAGCGGCGAGCAGCTAGGCCACGCCCTCCGGGCCATCCTGCTGGAGATGCTGGAGCAGCTGGGCCAGGACCAGGACGCCAATCACTGTGAACACGGACACTGA
- the LOC118228928 gene encoding ras-related protein Rab-3A gives MASATDARYGQKESSDQNFDYMFKILIIGNSSVGKTSFLFRYADDSFTPAFVSTVGIDFKVKTIYRNDKRIKLQIWDTAGQERYRTITTAYYRGAMGFILMYDITNEESFNAVQDWSTQIKTYSWDNAQVLLVGNKCDMEDERVVAAERGRQLADHLGFEYFEASAKDNINVKQTFERLVDIICEKMSESLDAADPAVTGAKQGPQLTEQPAAPQQDCAC, from the exons ATGGCCTCTGCCACAGACGCGCGCTACGGGCAGAAGGAGTCGTCCGACCAGAACTTCGACTACATGTTCAAGATCCTGATCATCGGCAACAGCAGCGTGGGCAAGACCAGCTTCCTGTTCCGCTACGCCGACGACTCCTTCACCCCGGCCTTCGTCAGCACCGTGGGCATCGACTTCAAGGTCAAGACCATCTACAGGAACGACAAGAGGATCAAGCTGCAGATCTGG GACACCGCAGGGCAGGAGCGGTACCGGACCATCACCACGGCCTACTACAGAGGAGCCATGGGCTTCATCCTCATGTATGACATCACCAACGAGGAGTCCTTCAACGCCGTGCAGGACTG GTCCACGCAGATTAAGACGTACTCCTGGGACAACGCGCAGGTGCTGCTGGTGGGAAATAAGTGTGACATGGAGGACGAGCGGGTGGTGGCAGCGGAGAGGGGTCGGCAGCTGGCGGATCACCTGG GCTTCGAGTACTTTGAGGCGAGCGCCAAGGACAACATCAACGTGAAGCAGACGTTCGAGCGGCTGGTGGACATCATCTGCGAGAAGATGTCGGAGAGCCTGGACGCGGCCGACCCCGCGGTCACAGGGGCCAAACAGGGGCCCCAGCTCACCGAGCAGCCGGCTGCCCCACAGCAGGACTGCGCCTGCTAA
- the LOC118228915 gene encoding transcription factor jun-D-like: METPFYHDDVLNITGRTTRAYSSNRMMKKDMSLNLTDTSSNLRPSLRDAEGILNSPDLGLLKLASPELERLIIQSNGMVTTTPTSQFLFPKSVSDEQEFAEGFVKALEDLHKQNQLNGGTCAPTGGLDLSTSAAPVTVHTDLPVYTNLNSYGNSPLGTTVNYSTDTVPFPPPPSHPLSAQQRLHSLKDEPQTVPDVQSFGDSPPLSPINMDTQERIKAERKKLRNRIAASKCRKRKLERISRLEDKVKSLKTQNTELASTASLLREQVAQLKQKVMNHVNNGCQLLPHQVQAY, encoded by the coding sequence ATGGAAACGCCCTTCTACCATGATGATGTGTTGAATATTACTGGGAGAACCACGCGCGCTTACTCTTCCAACAGGATGATGAAAAAGGATATGAGTTTAAACCTCACGGACACAAGTTCAAACCTGAGGCCGAGTCTCAGAGACGCCGAGGGGATCCTGAACTCTCCGGACCTTGGACTCCTGAAACTGGCCTCTCCGGAACTGGAGAGACTGATCATTCAGTCTAATGGCATGGTCACTACGACGCCGACCTCGCAGTTCCTGTTCCCAAAGTCTGTGAGCGACGAGCAAGAGTTCGCGGAGGGCTTTGTGAAGGCGCTCGAGGACTTGCACAAGCAGAACCAGCTGAACGGCGGCACGTGCGCGCCGACCGGCGGTCTGGACCTCAGCACGAGCGCGGCCCCCGTCACCGTGCACACGGACCTGCCCGTGTACACCAACCTGAACAGCTACGGTAACAGCCCCCTGGGGACCACGGTGAACTACTCTACGGACACGGTCCCCTTCCCGCCGCCCCCCTCGCATCCCCTGAGCGCGCAGCAGCGCCTGCACTCCCTGAAGGACGAGCCGCAGACGGTCCCCGACGTGCAGAGCTTCGGCGACAGCCCGCCGCTGTCGCCAATCAACATGGACACGCAGGAGCGCATCAAGGCGGAGCGGAAAAAGCTTCGCAACAGAATAGCCGCGTCCAAATGCCGAAAGCGCAAGCTGGAGAGAATATCGCGGCTCGAGGACAAAGTTAAGTCTCTTAAGACACAGAACACTGAACTGGCCTCCACCGCGAGTTTGCTGCGGGAACAAGTTGCTCAGCTCAAACAGAAGGTCATGAACCACGTCAATAATGGATGCCAGCTCCTGCCACACCAAGTCCAAGCTTACTAG
- the lsm4 gene encoding U6 snRNA-associated Sm-like protein LSm4, with product MLPLSLLKTAQNHPMLVELKNGETYNGHLVSCDNWMNINLREVICTSRDGDKFWRMPECYIRGSTIKYLRIPDEIIDMVKEEVVSKGRGRGGAQQNRQQQKGRGGGPGRGVFGGRGRGVPGAGRGQQEKRPGKPQGVKNQH from the exons ATG CTGCCCCTGTCTTTACTGAAGACTGCACAGAACCACCCAATG TTGGTGGAGCTTAAGAACGGAGAGACGTACAACGGACACTTGGTCAGCTGCGACAACTGGATGAACATTAACCTGCGAGAAGTCATCTGCACCTCTAGG GATGGCGATAAGTTCTGGAGGATGCCCGAGTGCTACATCCGCGGGAGCACCATAAAGTACCTGCGCATCCCGGACGAGATCATCGACAtggtgaaggaggaggtggtgtccaaggggcggggccggggcggaGCCCAGCAGAACCGCCAGCAGCAGAAAGGGCGTGGCGGGGGCCCTGGCAGAG GTGTGTTCGGTGGGCGTGGCAGGGGCGTGCCGGGcgctgggcggggccagcaggAGAAGAGGCCTGGCAAACCGCAGGGGGTGAAAAACCAgcactga